The following proteins are co-located in the Flammeovirga kamogawensis genome:
- a CDS encoding trimeric intracellular cation channel family protein, whose translation MEEIFYYIGVIGSFALAISGALVAMNKRLDPFGVLIVAFVTAVGGGTLRDILIEGRDIFWITDPNYIYFILGGAVFAMIFQDRLEILRVQLLLFDTIGLALFTVIGVQVGLSFDFNYTICIILGVITGAFGGVSRDILVNEIPVIFQKEIYATISIIGGGFYIILVHFECKDGIYQLLPIALIIALRLIVVYKEITLPSIYKENE comes from the coding sequence ATGGAAGAAATATTTTACTATATAGGTGTTATTGGATCTTTTGCCTTGGCAATTTCTGGGGCGCTAGTTGCTATGAATAAGCGACTTGATCCATTTGGTGTTCTCATAGTAGCTTTTGTTACTGCTGTGGGAGGAGGAACGTTAAGGGATATCCTTATAGAAGGAAGAGATATATTTTGGATAACTGATCCCAACTATATCTATTTTATTCTAGGGGGGGCAGTTTTTGCCATGATATTCCAAGATAGATTAGAAATTTTACGCGTTCAGCTTTTATTGTTTGATACTATAGGCCTGGCCTTATTTACAGTGATAGGCGTTCAGGTAGGGTTATCATTTGATTTTAATTATACCATCTGTATTATTTTAGGAGTAATTACAGGGGCTTTCGGTGGTGTATCAAGAGATATTTTAGTAAACGAAATACCTGTAATTTTTCAGAAAGAAATTTATGCTACAATTAGTATTATTGGAGGTGGATTTTATATCATTTTAGTACATTTTGAATGTAAAGATGGTATTTATCAATTGTTGCCAATTGCTCTAATTATAGCATTAAGGTTGATTGTAGTATATAAAGAAATCACACTACCTTCGATTTATAAAGAAAACGAATAA